agactctctttcaatACGCTCTCTGTCACTAATATTcaagctagttttgcatttattgcaATGTTTTCACCTCAACACGCAGACAAAGCAATTCGCTTTGACGAAGTTGAGCTGCTGCCATCTCGCGGAGAcagacgtgtgcgtgaaatcacggtatttcaacatggtgaagtataggaagtatattttaaaatgcttctaAAATGATATTAACAGTGATatattcaaaacttttaaatgcaTAGGgttagaattttcaaaaactacattttagactacaaatctaaacatgtttttttaatcgaaataattagacttttgtgttgccaatctaaaagtaaattaaatttctaacccgaataattaaactatttttggctaaaatgtgttttaacgttttaacaatcattttaaaattgacgttctatatcccttgccgggtgaaataaaaaagcatcattcggcccccattttgttttctcgctttcgtcagtGCCAATTCTCTTCAGATCTCTGTTAAAAAATccgatgtaaatgttagtatggcttcgtaataatcgaaagagaaagtaaacaaagagagcctctcttttggacttacgacgttttcaaaaatcacgcgagaattaattaaaaaatagtttcggTTGTAAAGCAGACATGAGTGCATCAGCggtgtttttaaatatttgccgTGTTTGTCTAAATAGTGTAGAAAAGCATAAATCATTTCCAATTGATGCTATTGAAGAAATAAGTGGAATAAGTTATCGCCAATTTCTGAACAGATTGATCCGTGATGGAAGACAGGTAAGAAACAACAGAAAAGTTAGCTGAGTATGCATGGTagcggaaaaagttctgaattacatatctgaAAGCTTATATGGGGGACACacttgtggtattcgtaccattaggctttcagcgatcgtatacgtacacgcacgtttcactcacacttttactcggtttgtttgcaaccacgagcagctgtcacggcaaaatcaaatgggattgtttgcaaccacgaacctgcgttcgtgttggtgagaaatgtcggcgagaccctaatggtacaaaaatcttggaaatgagtgccataccaattattgtttTCATTAAAGATAcccttgaaattattttcttgtcgccttgtaccatggtacgaataccacaagtgtgtgccctatattatctcaatttttgaatattttccaaaatgtatctatcatactgttcgaaactttttccgtatcatacttcaatcagattttaattacaatttgtctagaatttattataagcattttaaaattatcttcctatgctgagctgtaggatctgtcaaagttaacaccgtcgtgtcttcttcttatttttacttgtatTCGTCTATACACGGAAGCTctcaagtacccattaatgggtattttCGTACCCATTTTGAAaaaagcggcataactcattaaatgagtaaactcgatttactcattaatgagtattcCCACTGAACTTCAAATAATGGGTAATTTTTGCTCTCGAATTTCATTAACAAAATGGGTAAATAAATcccattttttattttggtgGATTTGAGGTTATGTAACATAAATAATTTGTGTATTTATTCAGATTGAATTATACGAAAACCTCGACAAAAACGATCGTATTTATAGAACATAGGCAATAATTTATTAGTTAATTATCGTTTTCCGAAACAATTTGATTCAACTTTGGGGCCCATTCAGCCGGCGTCATCCATCCGGCTTTCTGGAAACGATCTCAGCTTCCACCTTCTCCGTCCACAAATGGTATGTTTCCTCGATGGTTCTCTGTGCGGGATAGTGTTCATGCTTGCAAAACAAAGCTGTGAATCAAAGAAATCCTATAGAAAAATCCAATATTATTGCGAATAGAAAAACTTACTTTTCGGCTCATCAAAATTCTACCATCATAGTCGGATGTCCAGTCTCGTGTCGTTTTCTGGCAGGAACCATTTCCGAATCTCACCGACTTTGAAGGGAGCACAAGTTCCgtaatttttataatatttttaaatatcaatCACTTCTGCAAAAATGATGCGGTGGCTGAACGAATAATTCACGGATGATGTTTACCCATATAAGCTATTTTAtaaaaagctcaaatgacaggagacctaacactaatatttacattttacaaggaacatttgcgaaaatggaatgaaatgatgatgatgatggcgaattgatgatggtttgcatgcaaatttaccaaaacaaagaccgagctgtccactcaaaatttcgatcagctgttcgaatctgtctcgTAAAATGGCTTATTAACATTGTTGGAAGGGAATGTATAAATTGTGGTTAATGTACACGGAAACAAAAACTACCCCAAAGTAAGTTCATTTGACTCAACTTCGATCTTCCGTGGAAGAAGGCAAATTTGGGTAAAAGCTAATTAACTTATTTTTGGGTAAATGCTTTGAAAGGTCCAAAAGGTAGTTTCATGCGACCAAGATAAACCCAGCAGTGAGTAAAATTAACCTAGCCAAACAGAATGAATATGCACGATACCACATATTCAAGGGTTGTCAAAATGTCGAGGATGATGGAAAGGGGAATGTACAAAAGTACAGTGAGTACGAACGTAGAGCTGGAGAGAGAGAAGGTGAAACTGTAAAAGGGAtggttaaaattaaataaaaacactaggagccgtacacttattatgtAAGGGATTTTTCTGGAATTTTCAATCCCTCCCCTGTAAGAATTGTTTTCATGCaaatgcttttttatttatatggtgcgtaaaaAAATGACATACCCTCCCTCCCCTATAAGTGCTTACgcaatatgtgtacggccccctaCCTAATTGCATTTACTTTTTATTGtattattaaaacaaattcctggTACAATTTCAAGGTATATTAAGGTACATAAAgatgtacacccaggtttttttacacggttggaattcattaatttctcagtTAACCTTTCACAGACTTTTAAATaacccctgaattttctttgatttttccgaatttttcgtggggttaactcattctttcattgacggtgaaggtcttaaacgactaaaaccaaaccgtgtaaaaaacctgggtgtatagcTATAAaaataaaggttcccccaaacacataCGATGCGACAATCACGCCGCGATTCTAATGCATGGAGACAGCGATCCTGTCGCCGTCGATATGGAAGCGCAAATGGAAAAtagcctgcagcgacccaacggtagaatcgcggcgactagttgtcgccgtcgcgacgatgaaatcgcttaggtctgtgGGAGCCtcaaaactttatcttattcctCCGCAAGGTTTATGGAGAATTCTCGGTATTTCGCCGACAACAGATTAACTGATGCCTTCGTACTGCTTTGCATAATGTTGAATACATTTATGGCCACCAAGTCATTTAGCTTTCTCAGCAATACTGGAACTTCCAAGGCGAACACGTGGAACGATTTGAAGAGAGTTTCACTAGCCCGCAGGCTCGACGTACCGCATGGCGCCACATGCTTATTAAAAATGATGTAGAAATTACCGCGTTTGTAACGGTCTCCTACACAGATGATGTGCGGTTCGATGGGAGATGTCATTGCTGCTTGCTTAACCGCCAAAAGCTCGTTGTATCCGACTTCTTCGTTGCGAAGGAAACTGGCCCATCTCACTAAGGGCAAAGCGAACATTTCATCCGTACTTAGGTTCTGCATATTACATTGCCTTTTGATGCCTCGATTGGACAGCTTTTCATAAGGCGCAATGCTCCTCGGATGTATTCTGGAATATagaaaccaaattaaaaaaccagattaatccacctaacagtgatgatgccttttcgtgcattataaaatatattgaaaaaaatcacattagaaagatcaaaaagctctttaggggatagatcgcatattttcgatcattttgcatggtTTGGCATTGATTAGAATGCATTgctaccatttttgaaaaatgattttgaattttttttccaagaggagacccttgggaaaattacaatgatttttcaatcattccgtaatgcaatgtccgatcgggccaattttcaatagcaaacaatgggatcgCATTCCCCGTTCCAAAAATCAACAAAATCGACATAATGAGCCTTCCTCTGCCAGATaggggaaattattttttaagaaaatcgTTTACTTTCTacgaaatcaataaaataatgtttagtTTACAAAATCATGTACGCTCAAATTGCAAAGTGGCTCGGTATCGAGATTTATACCAATCAAAGCATGTATTAtttcgattttatttttttatttctataaaATACGTACCGTCTTCCACGTCGTTCCAAATGCTCTCGTCCAACAATAATCCCGTTCGAAGCAGTACCTTTAGATGATGAGTGCCGGAGTTCTGATGAATTCTCTGGAACGCTTGTATTATCTGTGAACGATAAAGTGAACAAATAAATAGAAGTTTTCTAATTATTCATTGTAAGTATTTACCATTTCTCCATCATAAGCTAATAGATGTGGAAAtttttcaacgatcgcatcgcATTTATTGCCTGCTTCTCCATGCAGTAATGATTTGTGTAAAACGAAGGTTAATGTCATGCCTTCTGATATTTGCCGCGCATTCGTTGATGTTGGCAAGAGTGCAGAAAGATGGGCCGCCACTTGATTCACTTCATCGTCGACAAAAAGCTTTTCCTTTTTCGATCTTCGGAATTGTCTGTTTTCCGGTAATACGTCTTTTCTCATATTACTAACACGAGTTTCAATCAATCCAGTATGAGCTCCATGCTCAAGCCCACCATGACGCCAAAAGAAATAAGactgaaaattaaaataatatttaatctttATTAGTTTCGTAGAGGATTCTCTACGAGCTATTACTGCCAGTAGTttcatatcagtcccatcttggTTTTCCGCATACTGAGATAATAGCCAATGAAGTTCAAAACCGCATTTTCCatgcaaaactttgaaaaatattatagagggaatgacggctttggcagattttgttctattattgtcaggggggttttctgtaaccaattatactcaaatttggcctaaacattctttgcatatcaaagaatattgtggccgaatttcataaaatttggtcaacaaaaaccccctgacaataatagaacaaaacttgtcaaagccgtcatttcccctaatttcaaatattttctgatCTAGTTGAAATTTTGTTGAGTGATTGCTTATTCGACGAATTCTCGTGAAACGATTTGattcaattaaaaaatgtttaaatttgagGTAATCAGCCCATGTACATTCTTAATGGGACTGGATGCGAGAACATTCGATATGgaacaaaatctaatttttatCAAGTTTATGAGAAGTACGATAAAATTGAATGCTATTCATGGACTTAACTCTAAAATGACGAAAGCATATCaaaatgggactgatatgcgagtgCCGGCAGTATATCACATGTTATTGAATTACTCGATGTCAAAGTTTACACGCCCAATGTGGCATTCCATGTAGAAATACTATACATCGCGTAATGAAGCTCGTAGTATGAATAACCTTTTAAGGCCAATCCACAATGATGAGCGCAGCGGCgcgttttgacagaaaatacatGGGTCAAATATCAAAACGCGACGCTGCCCTCACCATTATGGCCAGGCCTTTAGTATACTTTATTAGATTAAAATTTTACCTCATGTGGCGCATCTTCAGTGATCCGTGTGGCAGCTAGATGAGGAAATTGTTCAATAATACGACAGGCCAATTGCTGCTTCTCTTGCCAGGTAGGATATCTAAAAAGCATACGTAAAAGATTTAAACTTATGGCATAAAAGAAAATTTTGCATTTAGTgacatgaataaaaaaataataatgtttcataaatttcaattcgttag
This is a stretch of genomic DNA from Armigeres subalbatus isolate Guangzhou_Male unplaced genomic scaffold, GZ_Asu_2 Contig1088, whole genome shotgun sequence. It encodes these proteins:
- the LOC134202204 gene encoding uncharacterized protein LOC134202204, which encodes MERLQKKLDAGSFKKLTDNLVNNVSLWDMDDDDLKEIGIIEKGPRKIILRFIERHAGSSDNLDNTAENEPEVSIREFEEQHQQKSVRSVLESNTKFHMTLTRQLDYGVIPDVKKLRLMNRILTEHYFSEQMLKQNRYPTWQEKQQLACRIIEQFPHLAATRITEDAPHESYFFWRHGGLEHGAHTGLIETRVSNMRKDVLPENRQFRRSKKEKLFVDDEVNQVAAHLSALLPTSTNARQISEGMTLTFVLHKSLLHGEAGNKCDAIVEKFPHLLAYDGEMIIQAFQRIHQNSGTHHLKVLLRTGLLLDESIWNDVEDEYIRGALRLMKSCPIEASKGNVICRT